A window from Carassius carassius chromosome 40, fCarCar2.1, whole genome shotgun sequence encodes these proteins:
- the tmem94 gene encoding transmembrane protein 94 isoform X5 — translation MELQDKKQEEEATPLGLSTAQALCTLRDQLSNLLGQHQKSSRRRSTVQELWAKSFLHHDSRHSCFHWPGAVLTLVVVVGLLCCYGSQPAGSQGIVLVNAGALFLLLLLNLLLIRRQQSLRMSEMVRRLKSIISQLNDYLERSAGHPIRWAPSLYPDRYTPTSPSWSLHWTFRDEQLVNLPVSLLVEGDVIALRPGQEAFASLRGIKDDEHIVLEPGDLFPPFSPPPSPRGNERRGPHSPQQYRLFRVVRTPILDSVRNSLDLALSRPVTALDNERFTVQSIIGKFACPAVLVAFFSVNTIRFFCDTPGLTPGPFNFLQLQMMGVLPILPLLFPVMWILVNAYGEARVLAESSHNSPTGLEMLRCVWRHLVSVLKGESQTLCYTSSLLHSLGSVTVLCCVDKQGILSWPNPSPETVLFFSGRVEPPHDSQDDLSDELSVTSLCRTEGEEERDEPQECEALLCLPAFEPSLHMAEQEPSETSHDTSDTQRQRRGPQTTRSKHPSGSNVSFSHDIEGGDNDIAQQCGVGDDLCEAEDFVCDYHLEMLSLSQDQQNPVSIQFDDSSWQNHLPSLKPLGLNILLNLCNATVTQQLCRFSDHLSNMALQECHGEVLPVHVPWGLCELSRLIGFTPGARELFRHENHLALYQLPSGEKAKESAPRRLHHFTKRQPPISHLISLFVRDSTTNNVQMLSHGSADLILEACTDFWDGADIYPLSGSDRKKVLDFYQRACLSGYCSAFAYKPMQVTLSGQLNGKCVELASGPTLFSGVELPSTTPIKHGSRRNSWSSDEGIGEGLEKEDCVQALSGQIFMGMVSSQFQARLDTVRLIENLVGACIRFVYFSMEDELRSKVFAEKMGLETGWNCHISLTPNGDGHCDGAPSSPSQAGSLHDDLLHDSRDDAEGPLLPEDQSDLASFQPTDSDVPSFLEDCNRAKLPRGIHQVRPHLKNMDNVPLLVPLFTDCTPETMCEMMEIMQENREVTCCLGSSANFRNSCLFLQSDISISLDPLYPSRCSWETFGYAAGCGPNGDCDELSPLGLSARLNSLACSMSFHQGESVSMVKLIEQARHTTYGIRKCFLFLLQCQLTLVIIQFLACLIQLPPPMNITDILWLSCFCYPLLSVSFLGKPPDSSVMTVATGKNLDSIPRKTQHYFLGWFLLKFGLTMLAYLVGFGFSLQEVCSRAANLTKMYNRTITCSHIFVSSVYSSQNAPQWFGELSNGLLLIQKIMAGFLALHTVVISLSYVHRSQPLWRRNPFSNTWWCLTVLVVLLGQVVQAVIDYQLWQDRSTVMFFTLHHIPLFIWLLVSLSIVLVVLINEAVKLHEIRVRVRYQKRQKLQFETKLGMNSPF, via the exons GAGGAGGAGGCGACTCCACTGGGACTGTCCACGGCTCAGGCTCTGTGCACCCTGCGGGACCAGCTGTCCAACTTACTGGGACAACACCAGAAATCCAGCCGGCGTAGATCCACCGTACAG gagCTGTGGGCTAAGAGCTTCCTTCATCATGACAGCCGGCATTCATGCTTCCATTGGCCTGGAGCTGTTCTCACTCTGGTTGTGGTGGTTGGACTGTTGTGTTGTTATGGCAGTCAGCCGGCAGGCAG TCAGGGCATAGTGTTAGTGAACGCGGGCGCACTCTTCCTCCTGCTGCTGCTAAACCTCCTCCTCATCAGGCGGCAGCAGAGCTTACGGATGAGTGAGATGGTGCGGAGGCTCAAGTCCATCATCTCACAGTTGAACG ATTATTTGGAGAGAAGTGCAGGACATCCAATCAGATGGGCCCCCTCTTTGTATCCTGACCGCTACACCCCCACTTCCCCTTCCTGGTCACTGCATTGGACGTTCAGAGACGAGCAGCTGGTTAATCTACCTGTCAGTCTTCTGGTGGAAGGTGATGTCATCGCTCTTAGACCAGGCCAGGAAGCCTTTGCATCTCTCAGAGGCATCAAG GATGACGAACACATCGTGCTGGAGCCTGGAGACCTTTTCCCACCGTTCTCTCCTCCTCCCTCCCCGCGTGGGAATGAGCGGAGGGGCCCCCACAGTCCCCAGCAGTACCGCCTCTTCAGGGTGGTGCGCACACCTATACTCGACAGTGTCAG GAACAGTCTTGACCTGGCTCTCTCCCGTCCTGTCACAGCCCTTGATAATGAACGGTTCACAGTGCAGTCCATCATTGGCAAATTCGCCTGTCCTGCTGTATTG GTGGCCTTTTTCTCTGTTAACACGATCCGGTTCTTCTGTGACACTCCTGGTCTCACCCCTGGACCCTTCAACTTCCTTCAGTTGCAG ATGATGGGTGTATTGCCTATTTTACCTCTTTTGTTTCCTGTGATGTGGATTCTGGTGAATGCGTACGGAGAGGCCCGCGTGTTAGCCGAGTCCAGCCATAACTCTCCCACTGGCCTG GAGATGCTTCGCTGTGTGTGGAGACACCTGGTCAGTGTGTTGAAGGGAGAGTCCCAGACCCTCTGTTATACCTCCAGTCTGCTGCACTCGTTGGGTTCAGTCACT GTGCTGTGCTGTGTGGATAAGCAGGGCATTCTGTCCTGGCCCAACCCCAGTCCTGAGACCGTGCTGTTCTTCAGCGGACGAGTCGAACCTCCTCATGACAGCCAGGATGACCTCAGCGATGAACTTTCAGTCACCTCCCTCTGCAGGACAGAGGGCGAGGAGGAAAGAGACGAG CCTCAGGAATGCGAAGCATTGCTGTGTTTACCAGCGTTCGAACCCTCCCTTCACATGGCTGAGCAGGAACCCAGCGAGACGTCACATGATACCTCAGATACCCAGCGCCAGCGTCGAGGACCCCAAACCACCCGTTCCAAACACCCTTCAGGATCCAACGTCAGTTTCAGCCATGACATTGAGGGTGGTGATAATGACATTGCTCAG CAGTGTGGTGTGGGTGATGATCTGTGTGAAGCGGAAGATTTTGTGTGCGACTATCATCTGGAGATGTTGAGTCTGTCCCAGGATCAGCAGAACCCTGTCAGCATCCAGTTTGATGACTCCAGTTGGCAGAATCACCTGCCCTCTTTGAAGCCTCTGGGTTTGAACATCCTATTGAACCTGTGCAATGCCACCGTCACCCAGCAGCTCTGCAGATTTTCAGACCACTTGTCAAACATGGCGCTGCAGGAATGCCATGGGGAGGTTCTACCAGTTCATGTTCCCTGGGGCCTCTGTGAACTATCTCGCCTTATAG GTTTCACTCCAGGAGCGAGGGAACTCTTTAGGCATGAGAATCATCTGGCTCTGTATCAGCTTCCTTCCGGAGAGAAGGCCAAAGAATCTGCTCCCCGGCGCCTCCATCACTTCACCAAACGCCAGCCCCCCATCAGTCACCTCATCAGTCTGTTCGTCAGGGACAGCACTACCA ATAATGTACAGATGCTCTCCCACGGCTCGGCCGACCTCATCCTGGAAGCCTGCACGGATTTCTGGGATGGGGCGGACATCTATCCGCTGTCTGGCTCGGATAG GAAAAAGGTTTTAGATTTCTACCAACGTGCCTGTCTGTCGGGATATTGTTCTGCATTCGCCTATAAGCCTATGCAGGTGACATTGTCTGGACAGCTCAATGGAAAATGCGTGGAGCTGGCTTCAGGCCCCACGCTCTTTTCTGGGGTGGAGCTTCCCAGTACCACCCCCATCAAACACGGCAGCCGCAGGAACAGCTGGAGCTCTGATG AGGGTATTGGAGAAGGTTTGGAGAAGGAGGACTGTGTGCAGGCTCTGAGTGGCCAGATCTTCATGGGAATGGTGTCGTCCCAGTTCCAGGCCCGACTGGACACTGTGCGGCTCATTGAGAACCTGGTGGGAGCCTGTATCCGCTTCGTGTACTTCTCCATGGAGGACGAGCTGCGTAGCAAA GTGTTTGCAGAGAAGATGGGTTTGGAGACGGGCTGGAACTGTCACATATCTCTGACCCCAAACGGAGATGGTCACTGCGATGGTGCTCCATCCAGCCCAAGCCAAGCAGGATCTCTACACGATGACCTTCTTCACG ATTCTCGTGATGATGCAGAGGGCCCACTACTGCCTGAGGACCAATCGGATCTCGCCAGCTTCCAGCCTACTGACAGTGATGTTCCCAGTTTCTTAGAAGACTGCAACAGA GCAAAACTGCCTCGTGGCATTCATCAGGTTCGCCCACATTTGAAGAACATGGACAATGTGCCTCTTCTGGTGCCCCTGTTTACAGACTGCACCCCAGAAA CAATGTGTGAAATGATGGAGATCATGCAGGAGAACAGAGAGGTGACGTGCTGTTTGGGGAGCTCTGCAAACTTCCGGAACAGCTGCCTTTTTCTGCAAAGTGACATCAG TATCTCCCTGGATCCTCTGTACCCGTCCCGGTGCTCATGGGAGACATTTGGGTATGCTGCGGGTTGCGGGCCGAATGGAGACTGTGATGAGCTGTCTCCACTGGGTCTCAGTGCTCGTCTCAACAGCCTCGCCTGCTCCATGTCCTTCCATCAGGGCGAGAGTGTCAGCATGGTCAAACTCATAGAGCAG GCGAGACACACCACTTACGGCATTCGCAAGTGCTTCCTCTTCCTACTGCAGTGTCAACTGACACTGGTCATcattcag TTCCTGGCCTGTCTTATTCAGCTGCCTCCTCCCATGAATATAACAGACATATTGTGGCTTTCCTGCTTCTGTTACCCACTGCTAAG CGTGTCCTTCCTGGGAAAACCTCCTGACAGTTCAGTGATGACAGTCGCTACTGGAAAGAATCTGGACTCCATACCACGCAAG ACTCAGCACTACTTCCTGGGCTGGTTCCTGTTGAAGTTCGGTCTGACGATGTTAGCCTACTTAGTCGGCTTTGGGTTTTCTCTACAGGAAGTGTGTTCTAGAGCAGCTAacctcacaaaaatgtataaccGCACCATCACCTGCTCTCACATATTCGTATCCAG TGTATACAGCTCCCAGAATGCCCCGCAGTGGTTTGGGGAATTGTCCAATGGGCTGCTTTTGATTCAGAAGATAATGGCAGGTTTTCTGGCTTTGCACACAG TGGTCATCTCTCTGAGCTATGTGCACCGTTCACAACCCCTGTGGAGGAGGAACCCCTTCAGTAACACATGGTGGTGTCTCACAGTGCTTGTGGT GTTGTTGGGACAGGTGGTTCAGGCAGTGATAGATTATCAGTTGTGGCAGGACAGGAGTACAGTGATGTTCTTCACGCTACATCACATTCCCCTCTTTATCTGGCTGTTGGTCTCTCTGTCCATCGTACTTGTGGTGCTAATCAATGAAGCAGTAAAACTGCATGAAATCAG GGTACGAGTGCGTTACCAGAAGAGGCAGAAGCTTCAGTTTGAGACTAAGCTGGGGATGAACTCTCCCTTCTGA
- the tmem94 gene encoding transmembrane protein 94 isoform X4: MELQDKKQEEEATPLGLSTAQALCTLRDQLSNLLGQHQKSSRRRSTVQELWAKSFLHHDSRHSCFHWPGAVLTLVVVVGLLCCYGSQPAGSQGIVLVNAGALFLLLLLNLLLIRRQQSLRMSEMVRRLKSIISQLNDYLERSAGHPIRWAPSLYPDRYTPTSPSWSLHWTFRDEQLVNLPVSLLVEGDVIALRPGQEAFASLRGIKDDEHIVLEPGDLFPPFSPPPSPRGNERRGPHSPQQYRLFRVVRTPILDSVRNSLDLALSRPVTALDNERFTVQSIIGKFACPAVLVAFFSVNTIRFFCDTPGLTPGPFNFLQLQMMGVLPILPLLFPVMWILVNAYGEARVLAESSHNSPTGLLAKFSEDTLSSYTEVVSSQEMLRCVWRHLVSVLKGESQTLCYTSSLLHSLGSVTVLCCVDKQGILSWPNPSPETVLFFSGRVEPPHDSQDDLSDELSVTSLCRTEGEEERDEPQECEALLCLPAFEPSLHMAEQEPSETSHDTSDTQRQRRGPQTTRSKHPSGSNVSFSHDIEGGDNDIAQCGVGDDLCEAEDFVCDYHLEMLSLSQDQQNPVSIQFDDSSWQNHLPSLKPLGLNILLNLCNATVTQQLCRFSDHLSNMALQECHGEVLPVHVPWGLCELSRLIGFTPGARELFRHENHLALYQLPSGEKAKESAPRRLHHFTKRQPPISHLISLFVRDSTTNNVQMLSHGSADLILEACTDFWDGADIYPLSGSDRKKVLDFYQRACLSGYCSAFAYKPMQVTLSGQLNGKCVELASGPTLFSGVELPSTTPIKHGSRRNSWSSDEGIGEGLEKEDCVQALSGQIFMGMVSSQFQARLDTVRLIENLVGACIRFVYFSMEDELRSKVFAEKMGLETGWNCHISLTPNGDGHCDGAPSSPSQAGSLHDDLLHDSRDDAEGPLLPEDQSDLASFQPTDSDVPSFLEDCNRAKLPRGIHQVRPHLKNMDNVPLLVPLFTDCTPETMCEMMEIMQENREVTCCLGSSANFRNSCLFLQSDISISLDPLYPSRCSWETFGYAAGCGPNGDCDELSPLGLSARLNSLACSMSFHQGESVSMVKLIEQARHTTYGIRKCFLFLLQCQLTLVIIQFLACLIQLPPPMNITDILWLSCFCYPLLSVSFLGKPPDSSVMTVATGKNLDSIPRKTQHYFLGWFLLKFGLTMLAYLVGFGFSLQEVCSRAANLTKMYNRTITCSHIFVSSSQNAPQWFGELSNGLLLIQKIMAGFLALHTVVISLSYVHRSQPLWRRNPFSNTWWCLTVLVVLLGQVVQAVIDYQLWQDRSTVMFFTLHHIPLFIWLLVSLSIVLVVLINEAVKLHEIRVRVRYQKRQKLQFETKLGMNSPF; the protein is encoded by the exons GAGGAGGAGGCGACTCCACTGGGACTGTCCACGGCTCAGGCTCTGTGCACCCTGCGGGACCAGCTGTCCAACTTACTGGGACAACACCAGAAATCCAGCCGGCGTAGATCCACCGTACAG gagCTGTGGGCTAAGAGCTTCCTTCATCATGACAGCCGGCATTCATGCTTCCATTGGCCTGGAGCTGTTCTCACTCTGGTTGTGGTGGTTGGACTGTTGTGTTGTTATGGCAGTCAGCCGGCAGGCAG TCAGGGCATAGTGTTAGTGAACGCGGGCGCACTCTTCCTCCTGCTGCTGCTAAACCTCCTCCTCATCAGGCGGCAGCAGAGCTTACGGATGAGTGAGATGGTGCGGAGGCTCAAGTCCATCATCTCACAGTTGAACG ATTATTTGGAGAGAAGTGCAGGACATCCAATCAGATGGGCCCCCTCTTTGTATCCTGACCGCTACACCCCCACTTCCCCTTCCTGGTCACTGCATTGGACGTTCAGAGACGAGCAGCTGGTTAATCTACCTGTCAGTCTTCTGGTGGAAGGTGATGTCATCGCTCTTAGACCAGGCCAGGAAGCCTTTGCATCTCTCAGAGGCATCAAG GATGACGAACACATCGTGCTGGAGCCTGGAGACCTTTTCCCACCGTTCTCTCCTCCTCCCTCCCCGCGTGGGAATGAGCGGAGGGGCCCCCACAGTCCCCAGCAGTACCGCCTCTTCAGGGTGGTGCGCACACCTATACTCGACAGTGTCAG GAACAGTCTTGACCTGGCTCTCTCCCGTCCTGTCACAGCCCTTGATAATGAACGGTTCACAGTGCAGTCCATCATTGGCAAATTCGCCTGTCCTGCTGTATTG GTGGCCTTTTTCTCTGTTAACACGATCCGGTTCTTCTGTGACACTCCTGGTCTCACCCCTGGACCCTTCAACTTCCTTCAGTTGCAG ATGATGGGTGTATTGCCTATTTTACCTCTTTTGTTTCCTGTGATGTGGATTCTGGTGAATGCGTACGGAGAGGCCCGCGTGTTAGCCGAGTCCAGCCATAACTCTCCCACTGGCCTG CTTGCTAAGTTCTCAGAGGACACTCTAAGCAGCTACACGGAAGTGGTGTCCTCCCAG GAGATGCTTCGCTGTGTGTGGAGACACCTGGTCAGTGTGTTGAAGGGAGAGTCCCAGACCCTCTGTTATACCTCCAGTCTGCTGCACTCGTTGGGTTCAGTCACT GTGCTGTGCTGTGTGGATAAGCAGGGCATTCTGTCCTGGCCCAACCCCAGTCCTGAGACCGTGCTGTTCTTCAGCGGACGAGTCGAACCTCCTCATGACAGCCAGGATGACCTCAGCGATGAACTTTCAGTCACCTCCCTCTGCAGGACAGAGGGCGAGGAGGAAAGAGACGAG CCTCAGGAATGCGAAGCATTGCTGTGTTTACCAGCGTTCGAACCCTCCCTTCACATGGCTGAGCAGGAACCCAGCGAGACGTCACATGATACCTCAGATACCCAGCGCCAGCGTCGAGGACCCCAAACCACCCGTTCCAAACACCCTTCAGGATCCAACGTCAGTTTCAGCCATGACATTGAGGGTGGTGATAATGACATTGCTCAG TGTGGTGTGGGTGATGATCTGTGTGAAGCGGAAGATTTTGTGTGCGACTATCATCTGGAGATGTTGAGTCTGTCCCAGGATCAGCAGAACCCTGTCAGCATCCAGTTTGATGACTCCAGTTGGCAGAATCACCTGCCCTCTTTGAAGCCTCTGGGTTTGAACATCCTATTGAACCTGTGCAATGCCACCGTCACCCAGCAGCTCTGCAGATTTTCAGACCACTTGTCAAACATGGCGCTGCAGGAATGCCATGGGGAGGTTCTACCAGTTCATGTTCCCTGGGGCCTCTGTGAACTATCTCGCCTTATAG GTTTCACTCCAGGAGCGAGGGAACTCTTTAGGCATGAGAATCATCTGGCTCTGTATCAGCTTCCTTCCGGAGAGAAGGCCAAAGAATCTGCTCCCCGGCGCCTCCATCACTTCACCAAACGCCAGCCCCCCATCAGTCACCTCATCAGTCTGTTCGTCAGGGACAGCACTACCA ATAATGTACAGATGCTCTCCCACGGCTCGGCCGACCTCATCCTGGAAGCCTGCACGGATTTCTGGGATGGGGCGGACATCTATCCGCTGTCTGGCTCGGATAG GAAAAAGGTTTTAGATTTCTACCAACGTGCCTGTCTGTCGGGATATTGTTCTGCATTCGCCTATAAGCCTATGCAGGTGACATTGTCTGGACAGCTCAATGGAAAATGCGTGGAGCTGGCTTCAGGCCCCACGCTCTTTTCTGGGGTGGAGCTTCCCAGTACCACCCCCATCAAACACGGCAGCCGCAGGAACAGCTGGAGCTCTGATG AGGGTATTGGAGAAGGTTTGGAGAAGGAGGACTGTGTGCAGGCTCTGAGTGGCCAGATCTTCATGGGAATGGTGTCGTCCCAGTTCCAGGCCCGACTGGACACTGTGCGGCTCATTGAGAACCTGGTGGGAGCCTGTATCCGCTTCGTGTACTTCTCCATGGAGGACGAGCTGCGTAGCAAA GTGTTTGCAGAGAAGATGGGTTTGGAGACGGGCTGGAACTGTCACATATCTCTGACCCCAAACGGAGATGGTCACTGCGATGGTGCTCCATCCAGCCCAAGCCAAGCAGGATCTCTACACGATGACCTTCTTCACG ATTCTCGTGATGATGCAGAGGGCCCACTACTGCCTGAGGACCAATCGGATCTCGCCAGCTTCCAGCCTACTGACAGTGATGTTCCCAGTTTCTTAGAAGACTGCAACAGA GCAAAACTGCCTCGTGGCATTCATCAGGTTCGCCCACATTTGAAGAACATGGACAATGTGCCTCTTCTGGTGCCCCTGTTTACAGACTGCACCCCAGAAA CAATGTGTGAAATGATGGAGATCATGCAGGAGAACAGAGAGGTGACGTGCTGTTTGGGGAGCTCTGCAAACTTCCGGAACAGCTGCCTTTTTCTGCAAAGTGACATCAG TATCTCCCTGGATCCTCTGTACCCGTCCCGGTGCTCATGGGAGACATTTGGGTATGCTGCGGGTTGCGGGCCGAATGGAGACTGTGATGAGCTGTCTCCACTGGGTCTCAGTGCTCGTCTCAACAGCCTCGCCTGCTCCATGTCCTTCCATCAGGGCGAGAGTGTCAGCATGGTCAAACTCATAGAGCAG GCGAGACACACCACTTACGGCATTCGCAAGTGCTTCCTCTTCCTACTGCAGTGTCAACTGACACTGGTCATcattcag TTCCTGGCCTGTCTTATTCAGCTGCCTCCTCCCATGAATATAACAGACATATTGTGGCTTTCCTGCTTCTGTTACCCACTGCTAAG CGTGTCCTTCCTGGGAAAACCTCCTGACAGTTCAGTGATGACAGTCGCTACTGGAAAGAATCTGGACTCCATACCACGCAAG ACTCAGCACTACTTCCTGGGCTGGTTCCTGTTGAAGTTCGGTCTGACGATGTTAGCCTACTTAGTCGGCTTTGGGTTTTCTCTACAGGAAGTGTGTTCTAGAGCAGCTAacctcacaaaaatgtataaccGCACCATCACCTGCTCTCACATATTCGTATCCAG CTCCCAGAATGCCCCGCAGTGGTTTGGGGAATTGTCCAATGGGCTGCTTTTGATTCAGAAGATAATGGCAGGTTTTCTGGCTTTGCACACAG TGGTCATCTCTCTGAGCTATGTGCACCGTTCACAACCCCTGTGGAGGAGGAACCCCTTCAGTAACACATGGTGGTGTCTCACAGTGCTTGTGGT GTTGTTGGGACAGGTGGTTCAGGCAGTGATAGATTATCAGTTGTGGCAGGACAGGAGTACAGTGATGTTCTTCACGCTACATCACATTCCCCTCTTTATCTGGCTGTTGGTCTCTCTGTCCATCGTACTTGTGGTGCTAATCAATGAAGCAGTAAAACTGCATGAAATCAG GGTACGAGTGCGTTACCAGAAGAGGCAGAAGCTTCAGTTTGAGACTAAGCTGGGGATGAACTCTCCCTTCTGA